A single window of Intrasporangium calvum DSM 43043 DNA harbors:
- a CDS encoding IS110 family transposase: MGLRRVPGDWFVSGHWRVATEAPGGLDLFVKTVAPPVVETAEDSWGVAPGALSIRPSGVSRLELRDGVEKGVTMELFCGIDWAEHHHDVALVNAGGDVLATFRISDDPAGFARLVSRIGRHTMVLGSVGVALETDRGLLVAALREIGVQVFSINPKSVDRYRDRFAVSGAKSDAGDALVLAHLLRTDARQHRQIANDSQQVLALSALSRAHQDAVRTRLRDAGRLRSHLREYYPAALTAFPCLTTRTALGVLWEAPTPMAARQLSADDLRRLGRMAGRVSMPATVVNRLLTVFAEPQLRHPPAVEEAMGAATRTILATLRATEEAVQRAEDELVEAFARHPQAGIVASLPGVGPILGARLISEFGDDKTRYVNAAARRRYAGVAPVTRASGKSRVVLMRRARNDRLFDTCRMWAFNAIGKSAGADAYYRARRAKGEHHEAALRRLGSKLLGQLHHCLEDVIPYSEELAWAPTP; the protein is encoded by the coding sequence ATGGGACTCCGGCGTGTGCCGGGAGACTGGTTTGTCTCGGGCCACTGGCGGGTGGCCACTGAAGCGCCCGGAGGCTTGGACCTCTTTGTCAAGACTGTGGCCCCGCCGGTGGTGGAGACCGCCGAAGACTCGTGGGGTGTCGCGCCTGGAGCGCTTTCCATTAGGCCGTCTGGGGTCTCCCGGCTCGAGTTGCGTGATGGAGTCGAGAAAGGAGTAACGATGGAGCTGTTCTGTGGGATCGACTGGGCTGAGCACCACCATGACGTGGCGCTGGTCAACGCCGGCGGGGACGTGCTGGCCACGTTTCGTATCTCGGACGATCCGGCGGGTTTTGCCCGGCTGGTCTCGAGGATCGGCCGTCACACCATGGTGCTCGGTTCGGTCGGGGTGGCCCTGGAGACGGATCGGGGGCTGCTGGTCGCGGCCCTGCGTGAGATCGGCGTGCAGGTGTTCTCGATCAACCCCAAGTCGGTGGACCGCTACCGTGACCGGTTCGCGGTCTCTGGCGCGAAGTCGGATGCTGGCGACGCGTTGGTGCTCGCGCACCTGTTGCGGACCGATGCGCGACAGCATCGTCAGATCGCGAACGACTCGCAGCAGGTGCTCGCGTTGAGCGCCTTGTCCCGGGCCCACCAGGATGCCGTGCGCACCCGGCTGCGTGATGCCGGACGGTTGCGCTCCCACCTCAGGGAGTACTACCCGGCGGCGCTGACCGCGTTCCCGTGCCTGACCACTCGGACCGCGCTTGGGGTGCTCTGGGAGGCACCAACCCCCATGGCTGCAAGGCAATTGAGCGCGGATGACCTGCGGCGACTGGGTCGCATGGCGGGGCGGGTGTCGATGCCGGCGACCGTCGTCAACCGGCTCCTGACCGTTTTCGCCGAGCCACAGCTGCGTCATCCGCCGGCCGTGGAGGAGGCCATGGGTGCCGCAACGCGCACGATCCTGGCCACGTTGCGCGCCACCGAAGAAGCGGTGCAGCGGGCCGAGGACGAGCTGGTCGAGGCCTTCGCCAGGCACCCACAGGCGGGCATCGTGGCCAGCCTGCCAGGGGTGGGACCGATCCTGGGCGCACGCCTGATCAGTGAGTTCGGCGACGACAAGACCCGCTACGTCAACGCCGCGGCACGACGACGATACGCAGGAGTCGCCCCCGTGACCCGAGCGTCAGGCAAGTCCCGGGTGGTGCTGATGAGACGAGCCCGCAACGACCGGCTCTTCGACACCTGCCGGATGTGGGCCTTCAACGCCATCGGCAAGTCCGCCGGCGCCGACGCCTACTACCGGGCCCGACGCGCGAAGGGCGAACACCACGAGGCTGCGCTGCGACGCCTCGGCAGCAAGCTGCTCGGCCAACTGCACCACTGCCTCGAAGACGTCATTCCCTACAGCGAGGAACTCGCCTGGGCGCCCACTCCATAA
- a CDS encoding IS481 family transposase, producing MALVVLSVVEQRLDAVREVLSGAEVTEVACRYGVHRATLHRWVGRYLTDQLAGLADRSHRPASCPHQVAPSVEVVVAEMRRAHPRWGAKRIRMELLRKPVEGVTVPAVRTIVRVLHRQGLSQPRPRKRPRSSYRRFERPGPMQLWGIDIVGGIALIDVATGVVREAKLVTGVDDHSRYCVMAAVVERATGRAVCLAFAQALGRFGVPEEVITDNGKQFTDRFGRHGTRNGEVLFDKICRRNGITHRLTAPASPNQNGKVERFHGTFRPDFLDDAGPFTSVEEAQAAVDAWVHDYNVDRPHQALDDKVPVTPVERFAPVPAEQRAVLPLWLPPAIEPVTVADPPSSQPDEHCATDQSVKTATPDQGRGPGDPVQLERVVGPSGNLSVRGQQFWLGPARVGQLVRFWISCDFIHLSIGGTRVKTVRSHLSVNDLAILAAGAAIPAGPPPLPSSLEPDTVVEVERAVARGGTVALGGHVILAAEILGGRQVGIRIEGATLMFFDLDTRELLRTRPNPIPVAQWHHLRGVRPAGPPLRTSAEPITVQRRASNTGVITVCKQQVALGRAHAHHTVTVHVAETTLAIEVDGETRIVRRTTTLPVRNIKVDRPRTVPSIS from the coding sequence TTGGCACTGGTTGTCTTGTCTGTCGTCGAGCAGCGGTTGGACGCGGTTCGTGAGGTCCTGTCCGGGGCGGAGGTCACCGAGGTGGCGTGCCGGTACGGTGTGCACCGGGCGACGTTGCACCGGTGGGTGGGCCGGTATCTGACGGATCAGTTGGCGGGGTTGGCGGATCGGTCGCATCGGCCGGCCTCGTGTCCGCATCAGGTGGCGCCCTCGGTGGAGGTCGTGGTGGCGGAGATGCGGCGGGCGCATCCGCGGTGGGGTGCCAAGCGGATCCGGATGGAGCTGTTGCGCAAGCCGGTCGAGGGGGTGACGGTGCCGGCGGTGCGCACGATCGTGCGGGTCCTGCACCGGCAGGGCCTGTCGCAGCCGCGTCCGCGCAAGCGGCCTCGCTCGTCGTATCGCCGGTTTGAGCGGCCGGGGCCGATGCAGCTGTGGGGGATCGACATCGTCGGCGGGATCGCGCTGATCGACGTGGCCACGGGGGTGGTGCGCGAGGCGAAGCTCGTCACGGGAGTGGATGACCACTCCCGGTACTGCGTGATGGCTGCGGTGGTGGAGCGGGCCACCGGCCGGGCGGTGTGTCTGGCGTTCGCGCAGGCGCTGGGGCGGTTCGGGGTCCCGGAGGAGGTGATCACGGACAATGGGAAGCAGTTCACCGACCGGTTCGGGCGGCACGGGACGCGCAACGGGGAGGTGTTGTTCGACAAGATCTGTCGCCGTAACGGGATCACGCACCGGCTCACGGCACCGGCCTCGCCGAACCAGAACGGGAAGGTCGAGCGGTTCCACGGCACGTTCCGCCCGGACTTCCTCGACGACGCCGGACCGTTCACCAGCGTCGAGGAAGCACAGGCCGCGGTCGATGCGTGGGTGCACGACTACAACGTCGACCGGCCACACCAGGCCCTGGACGACAAGGTCCCGGTCACGCCCGTCGAGCGGTTCGCTCCGGTCCCGGCCGAACAACGCGCGGTGCTGCCGCTCTGGCTGCCACCGGCCATCGAGCCCGTCACGGTCGCGGATCCACCGTCGTCGCAGCCGGACGAGCACTGCGCGACAGATCAGTCCGTGAAGACGGCAACCCCCGACCAGGGGCGGGGGCCTGGTGACCCGGTCCAGCTCGAGCGCGTCGTGGGCCCGTCGGGGAACCTGTCGGTCCGCGGGCAGCAGTTCTGGCTCGGACCGGCCCGGGTCGGTCAGCTCGTGCGGTTCTGGATCAGCTGCGACTTCATCCACCTGAGCATCGGCGGCACCCGCGTGAAGACGGTCCGCTCCCACCTGTCGGTCAACGATCTGGCCATCCTCGCCGCCGGCGCCGCGATCCCGGCCGGGCCTCCTCCGCTGCCGTCCTCACTCGAACCCGACACCGTCGTCGAGGTCGAACGGGCCGTGGCCCGCGGCGGCACCGTCGCCCTGGGCGGGCACGTCATCCTCGCCGCGGAGATCCTCGGTGGCCGCCAGGTCGGGATCCGGATCGAGGGCGCGACGCTGATGTTCTTCGACCTGGACACTCGCGAGCTGCTGCGCACCCGGCCCAACCCGATCCCCGTCGCGCAGTGGCACCACCTGCGCGGGGTGCGCCCCGCCGGGCCACCCCTGCGCACCTCGGCCGAGCCGATCACCGTGCAACGACGAGCCTCGAACACCGGAGTCATCACGGTATGCAAGCAGCAGGTCGCCCTCGGCCGGGCTCACGCCCACCACACCGTCACCGTGCACGTTGCCGAGACCACCCTCGCGATCGAGGTCGACGGCGAGACCCGGATCGTGCGCCGGACCACGACCCTGCCGGTGCGTAACATCAAAGTGGACCGGCCACGGACGGTCCCCTCAATTTCCTAG
- a CDS encoding 5-methylcytosine restriction system specificity protein McrC, with the protein MSDIHLAETDPPREERFSPAEARALRRARHGLFIDEVGSDEHGSAVRVRFGPKTGYAGSVSLPGGRRIIVHPKARVHSLPELLTLAYRTLAPPPSSGVATVETTTPSEWLLVQLAREVHELLGRGLRNGYVERRERLPFVRGRTRPVLNPAQLPFLDCEYADFIVDTPENRLLRGVLELLAPAVRNRAVRRLYDDALSFLLNVEPVLPSLAQFDRISLTRLNRHYLPSLRLARLALEGAGVVDSAGSSTAPSYFVLMWQIWENAVAAALRDAQILDVLEKPRYGSAFVHEQGQPNVSVTLEPDLVLGRRLSPRMVIDLKWAPVLLPNRHGGLRLRNSHLYQMATYVTALDCDGLLLYPLMDDAVNATYVFNGHRVTVRTVDLGQTGLTDLRNAAADIAAAL; encoded by the coding sequence GTGTCGGATATTCATCTCGCGGAGACTGATCCCCCTCGGGAGGAAAGGTTCAGTCCGGCAGAGGCACGAGCGTTGAGACGGGCGCGGCACGGCCTTTTCATAGATGAAGTCGGTAGCGATGAACACGGATCTGCGGTCCGAGTGAGGTTTGGCCCAAAGACCGGCTATGCCGGAAGCGTCTCTCTACCCGGGGGCCGGCGTATCATCGTTCACCCAAAGGCCCGAGTGCACAGCTTGCCGGAGCTGCTGACCCTGGCATACCGGACGCTTGCACCGCCGCCCAGTTCTGGCGTCGCCACCGTCGAAACGACAACGCCTAGTGAGTGGCTGCTGGTGCAGCTCGCTCGCGAGGTCCATGAGCTTCTTGGCCGGGGACTTCGCAACGGATACGTTGAGCGGCGAGAGCGTCTGCCGTTCGTACGGGGCCGGACGCGCCCCGTCCTGAACCCCGCCCAGCTGCCTTTCCTCGATTGCGAGTACGCCGACTTCATTGTTGATACGCCCGAGAACCGACTGTTGCGTGGCGTTCTCGAGCTCCTGGCACCAGCGGTACGAAACCGGGCGGTCCGGCGCCTATACGACGATGCCTTGAGCTTCCTCTTGAACGTGGAGCCTGTCCTTCCGTCGCTTGCCCAGTTCGACCGAATCTCACTGACACGACTCAACCGGCACTACCTGCCCAGCCTACGACTGGCGCGTCTTGCGCTTGAGGGCGCCGGTGTCGTGGACTCAGCGGGGAGCAGTACAGCTCCGTCCTACTTCGTTCTGATGTGGCAGATCTGGGAGAACGCGGTCGCAGCGGCCCTGCGTGACGCCCAGATCCTTGACGTGCTGGAGAAGCCTCGTTACGGGTCTGCGTTCGTCCATGAGCAGGGTCAGCCCAATGTGTCCGTCACACTTGAGCCGGATCTCGTCCTTGGGCGGCGCCTTTCGCCGCGGATGGTCATCGACCTCAAGTGGGCTCCGGTCCTGCTACCGAATCGGCATGGCGGACTTCGGCTCCGGAACTCGCATCTTTACCAGATGGCGACGTACGTGACTGCCCTCGATTGTGACGGGCTTCTGCTGTACCCACTGATGGACGATGCCGTTAATGCGACGTACGTGTTCAACGGCCATCGAGTCACGGTACGGACGGTCGACCTGGGGCAGACGGGACTCACCGATCTGCGTAACGCAGCCGCTGACATTGCCGCTGCGCTTTAA
- a CDS encoding McrB family protein yields the protein MNLDELIFDVLVDKARVTGPNTWRYKVLMAIADAGDYGATDHELVDLLQAPGGPSNIRPRRNELVESAYVEDAGVKRPTSSGSQATVWRIGSGDRPILTPAFVEDDCLLAADVSAAATGGPQLTQADRLAGEMLRARFALLGRRARKAGAEIGVAVDASVARSGPIQLGLWRSGGDRARFTLGAELDGSGLRLSATLGPGDTGASEADARTQRFRAELASLTDEAIAPIERLVQAGWEVSTTSALGLATFSSARDWLRALVDDPTVAGHISATLAPPEVAKLGEGVAARIGDLLQILSVDAAAETAMRDPVQALVNGLLWDEDRARNLIALARRSKQLLFAGPPGTGKTLAARILAGALADKSRIKLVQFHPTYAYEDFVEGIRPAMTDDREEGSTEEGMALRYNIRPGVFKTLVTSAQSAPGNAPHFLVIDEMNRANLARVLGELLFALEYRGPENEVELAYSGKPFHVPDNLWVIGTMNTADRSVALLDAAMRRRFKEVRFDVDYAVIRRWHQRHTSAELGEEAAARLQRLNDEVIELLDDDRAIGHSFLVRSDLAEVGFETVWHEDLEPVLRDHLLGRTDDLPSLREAFLGSL from the coding sequence GTGAATCTTGACGAACTGATCTTCGATGTGCTGGTCGACAAGGCCAGGGTGACAGGCCCGAACACTTGGCGATACAAAGTATTGATGGCCATCGCCGACGCCGGTGACTACGGAGCAACCGACCACGAGCTAGTCGACTTGCTCCAAGCGCCTGGAGGGCCAAGCAACATCCGACCCCGTCGCAACGAACTTGTTGAGTCTGCCTACGTGGAAGATGCTGGCGTGAAGCGCCCTACAAGCTCGGGTTCCCAGGCCACGGTCTGGAGGATTGGCAGCGGAGACCGCCCCATCCTTACGCCTGCTTTTGTGGAGGACGACTGCCTTCTTGCAGCCGACGTTTCTGCTGCGGCCACCGGGGGCCCGCAACTCACTCAAGCCGATCGCCTCGCCGGTGAGATGCTCCGAGCTAGGTTCGCGCTCTTGGGACGTCGTGCACGTAAGGCTGGTGCCGAGATCGGTGTTGCTGTCGACGCTTCTGTCGCACGCTCAGGGCCAATCCAATTGGGCCTCTGGCGTAGCGGAGGTGATCGGGCGAGGTTCACTCTGGGCGCAGAGCTGGATGGCTCGGGCCTTCGACTCTCTGCGACGCTCGGTCCCGGAGATACCGGCGCTTCGGAAGCCGATGCTCGGACTCAGCGCTTCAGAGCTGAGCTGGCCTCCTTGACTGACGAGGCGATTGCCCCGATCGAACGCTTGGTCCAAGCGGGATGGGAGGTCTCCACGACCTCTGCACTGGGGCTGGCCACGTTCTCCTCGGCGAGGGATTGGCTGAGGGCTCTCGTCGATGATCCAACAGTTGCCGGCCACATCAGCGCGACTCTCGCTCCCCCCGAAGTGGCCAAGTTGGGCGAGGGGGTGGCGGCAAGAATAGGCGACCTGCTTCAGATTCTTTCAGTAGACGCGGCCGCCGAGACAGCCATGCGCGACCCCGTGCAGGCCCTGGTAAACGGTCTCCTGTGGGATGAGGATCGGGCCCGAAACCTCATCGCGCTAGCTCGTCGCTCAAAGCAACTTCTGTTTGCTGGGCCTCCCGGCACGGGAAAGACCCTCGCCGCGCGGATCCTGGCCGGGGCACTTGCTGACAAGAGCCGCATTAAACTTGTGCAGTTCCACCCGACGTACGCCTACGAGGACTTCGTTGAGGGCATACGTCCAGCCATGACGGACGATCGTGAAGAAGGGTCTACAGAGGAAGGCATGGCGCTCAGGTACAACATACGGCCAGGTGTCTTCAAGACCCTCGTGACATCCGCTCAGTCAGCACCGGGAAACGCTCCACACTTCTTGGTGATCGACGAGATGAACCGCGCCAACCTAGCGCGTGTGCTCGGCGAACTGCTCTTCGCGTTGGAGTACCGGGGCCCCGAGAACGAAGTCGAGCTCGCTTACAGCGGAAAGCCGTTCCACGTGCCAGACAACCTCTGGGTGATTGGCACCATGAACACCGCGGACCGTTCCGTAGCTCTGCTTGACGCCGCCATGCGCCGGCGCTTCAAGGAAGTTCGTTTCGACGTTGACTACGCGGTGATCCGGCGTTGGCACCAGCGGCACACTAGCGCCGAGTTGGGGGAGGAGGCGGCAGCGCGACTCCAGAGACTCAATGATGAGGTCATCGAGTTGCTTGACGATGATCGTGCCATCGGCCACTCCTTCCTCGTCAGAAGCGACTTGGCTGAAGTCGGATTCGAAACCGTGTGGCATGAGGATCTTGAACCGGTCCTCCGCGATCATCTGCTCGGGCGCACTGATGACCTTCCGTCTCTGCGTGAAGCCTTCTTGGGAAGCCTGTAG
- a CDS encoding DNA-methyltransferase yields MTPFVFGHAELVHTDCLTWLRRRPEKSIHAVVTDPPYGATEYTHEQQQKLRAGKGGVWRIPPAFDGHRRAPLPRFTTMSRADLDYMHDFFYAWAEVLRPTLVPGAHVMVACNPLVSPYISMALTKAGLERRGEIVRLVMTMRGGDRPKNAHEEFVDATVMPRSQWEPWLLYREPLECRTVADNLRKYKTGALRRISDAQPFGDVIKSHPTRKLERQIANHPSLKPQSFLRAVVRASLPLGEGIILDPFAGSGSTLAAAEAIGYQSIGLERDAEYFEVARQAIPQLARLVVAGVEQVSEPIPDDDDR; encoded by the coding sequence TTGACCCCCTTCGTCTTCGGACACGCGGAGCTGGTCCACACAGACTGTCTGACCTGGCTCAGGAGGCGACCCGAGAAATCGATCCACGCGGTCGTCACTGACCCGCCGTATGGAGCGACGGAGTATACCCACGAGCAGCAGCAGAAGCTGCGGGCCGGCAAGGGGGGTGTGTGGCGCATCCCACCCGCATTCGATGGCCACAGGCGAGCACCGCTGCCGCGGTTTACGACGATGAGCCGGGCTGACCTTGATTACATGCATGATTTCTTCTACGCCTGGGCTGAAGTGCTCCGTCCGACGCTCGTACCTGGGGCGCACGTGATGGTGGCCTGCAATCCATTGGTGTCGCCGTATATTTCCATGGCGCTGACGAAGGCCGGGCTGGAGAGGCGCGGGGAAATCGTTCGGCTGGTGATGACAATGCGCGGAGGTGACAGGCCGAAGAACGCCCACGAAGAGTTTGTTGATGCAACCGTGATGCCTCGGTCTCAGTGGGAGCCGTGGCTGCTGTACCGGGAGCCATTAGAGTGCAGGACGGTCGCAGACAATCTACGGAAGTACAAGACCGGTGCGCTGCGGCGAATCTCAGACGCTCAGCCCTTCGGGGATGTGATTAAGTCGCACCCGACCCGCAAGTTGGAACGTCAGATCGCCAACCACCCGAGTCTGAAACCACAATCGTTTCTGCGCGCTGTAGTACGAGCGTCCTTACCCTTGGGCGAAGGCATCATACTCGATCCCTTCGCAGGATCGGGCTCTACACTCGCTGCAGCCGAGGCCATCGGGTACCAGTCGATTGGCCTGGAGAGAGACGCTGAGTACTTCGAGGTGGCTAGGCAGGCCATCCCCCAGCTCGCGCGGCTCGTTGTGGCCGGCGTCGAGCAAGTATCTGAACCGATACCGGATGATGACGATCGCTAG
- a CDS encoding DNA methylase N-4/N-6 domain-containing protein — MAERRKPGAIRDAILSAFEGPANRNAELTVADIRERVSAKLGEDVPSSSVRSYLNINTPGQFIRTGRGTYRLVRR, encoded by the coding sequence GTGGCCGAGCGCCGCAAGCCCGGGGCCATCAGGGACGCCATCCTGTCCGCATTCGAAGGCCCAGCCAACAGGAACGCCGAGCTGACCGTCGCCGATATCCGCGAGCGGGTCTCTGCGAAGCTTGGCGAAGACGTGCCGTCGTCTTCTGTGCGGTCATACCTCAACATCAACACTCCCGGACAGTTCATCCGGACCGGGCGCGGAACCTACCGGCTGGTGCGCCGTTGA
- a CDS encoding DUF262 domain-containing protein — translation MDFSSTQETIGWFRDRYLEGTLTLKPPYQRNPVWMARQKNHLVESVLMKMPIPEIFIQRSTDANGRTAYAVVDGQQRISALMQFIGSYSADGQEEFDQFPLDKLTTESDWYNRCFADLTDPEKISFFGYELAVRYLNSSDEEQMKAVFRRLNSFTVPLKPQELRHATYIGPFSHLADKLAGDYGDFFAENRIITVGAIRRMADVEFVAELLIGTMHGPQGGSAKIIDDYYSNYEDFEDEFPGQRKTRVKFEETMAAIERLFPDLRGSRWGNKSDFYSLFVALAAFLPRGSLSDRTASKLRGALREFEEEVEQRVGDEEAPVSKAAASYARGVVRAPNEKSRRAARHASLLAVLEEA, via the coding sequence ATGGACTTCAGTAGCACGCAGGAGACGATCGGTTGGTTTCGTGATAGATATCTCGAGGGCACCCTCACGCTGAAGCCTCCATATCAGCGCAACCCCGTATGGATGGCACGCCAGAAGAACCACCTGGTCGAGTCGGTACTGATGAAGATGCCAATTCCCGAAATATTCATCCAGCGGTCTACGGATGCCAACGGCAGGACGGCATATGCCGTTGTCGACGGGCAGCAGCGGATCAGCGCCCTTATGCAGTTTATTGGCAGTTACTCCGCCGATGGCCAAGAAGAGTTCGACCAGTTCCCACTCGACAAGCTGACGACAGAGTCCGATTGGTACAACCGATGCTTCGCCGACCTCACTGACCCGGAGAAGATCAGCTTCTTTGGCTACGAACTGGCGGTTCGGTACCTGAACTCGAGCGACGAAGAGCAGATGAAGGCGGTCTTCAGGCGTCTCAACAGCTTCACTGTCCCTCTAAAGCCTCAAGAACTTCGGCACGCCACTTACATAGGACCGTTCTCACATCTGGCCGACAAGCTCGCAGGAGATTATGGCGACTTCTTTGCCGAGAATCGGATCATCACCGTAGGAGCGATTCGTCGCATGGCAGACGTTGAGTTCGTTGCGGAGTTGCTCATTGGCACTATGCACGGTCCTCAGGGGGGTTCCGCGAAGATCATCGATGACTACTACTCAAACTACGAGGATTTTGAAGATGAGTTCCCGGGGCAGCGCAAGACTCGCGTTAAGTTTGAGGAAACCATGGCGGCAATTGAGCGCCTGTTTCCGGATCTTCGCGGCTCACGTTGGGGAAACAAGAGCGACTTCTACTCTCTCTTCGTCGCTCTGGCGGCGTTCCTTCCACGGGGCAGCCTGAGTGACAGAACTGCGTCGAAGCTGCGAGGAGCCCTGAGAGAATTCGAGGAAGAGGTGGAGCAGCGGGTCGGTGATGAGGAAGCCCCCGTGTCGAAGGCCGCAGCCTCGTACGCCCGTGGTGTAGTCCGAGCCCCTAACGAGAAGTCGCGCCGTGCCGCCCGCCACGCGTCATTGCTTGCAGTCCTCGAAGAGGCTTGA
- a CDS encoding helix-turn-helix domain-containing protein, with translation MLTTVRELGAALRDARRASGLSQEALAERAGVSRPWLSRLETAANPGAELRKVLDVLTALGLAVKLGPSPKPAFDDDTDPFADMFGDQT, from the coding sequence ATGCTCACCACCGTGCGAGAACTGGGCGCTGCGCTGCGCGACGCCCGCCGGGCATCCGGGCTCAGCCAGGAAGCCCTAGCCGAGCGCGCCGGTGTGTCCCGCCCCTGGCTCTCCCGCCTCGAGACCGCCGCTAACCCGGGTGCCGAGCTGCGCAAGGTGCTCGACGTTCTCACCGCCCTCGGCTTGGCCGTCAAGCTCGGTCCGTCGCCGAAGCCCGCCTTCGACGACGACACCGACCCCTTCGCCGACATGTTCGGAGACCAGACATGA
- a CDS encoding type II toxin-antitoxin system HipA family toxin gives MNEMNVFLDGALAGRLEQTTGGSLSFSYDAAYTSRPSPTPLSLSMPLSSARHSSRVVTAWLEGLLPDNAAVREEWGRRFQVSARNPFALLRHVGRDAAGGVQVLPVDVDPPDAALRTGDVRRLSEEQLCSMLRELTVRDAGWEVGEGSGRWSLAGAQNKVALHLLDDGTWGVPNDSTPTTHILKPTASGTRFGDLQVNEFVCLRAAAVLGLRVAHVELVDFGGAKTLVSTRYDRRRDRNGTWLRLHQEDLLQAMTYPPSKKYQADKGPSVKNVAALLGSLGLADRSPVRERFFDAFAFNTLVGGTDAHAKNYSLLLRGPRVALAPLYDAASYAPYLKPGEVVHSSMKVGKAWQVRDVTVEDWVEVATALELAPDYALDRVEHLRTGMAGAVSEAADQAPAPFAKAARQVATAVAKQRHLRVPRLPRARR, from the coding sequence ATGAACGAGATGAACGTCTTCCTCGACGGAGCCCTGGCCGGCCGACTGGAGCAGACGACCGGTGGATCGCTGTCCTTCTCTTACGATGCTGCCTACACCTCCCGTCCCTCACCGACGCCCTTGTCGCTGTCCATGCCGCTTTCCAGCGCAAGGCACAGCAGTCGGGTCGTCACAGCCTGGCTGGAGGGCCTACTGCCCGACAACGCAGCTGTACGTGAGGAGTGGGGTCGCCGCTTCCAAGTGTCAGCACGCAACCCCTTCGCCCTGCTGCGCCACGTCGGGCGCGACGCTGCCGGTGGCGTCCAGGTACTGCCCGTTGACGTTGACCCGCCGGACGCGGCTCTACGCACCGGGGACGTGCGCCGCCTGTCCGAGGAGCAGCTCTGCAGCATGCTGCGCGAGCTCACCGTGCGCGACGCCGGTTGGGAGGTCGGGGAGGGCTCGGGCCGGTGGAGCCTAGCCGGCGCGCAGAACAAGGTCGCCCTGCACCTGCTCGACGACGGCACCTGGGGCGTGCCCAACGACTCGACCCCGACAACGCACATACTGAAACCCACAGCCTCCGGCACCCGCTTTGGGGACTTGCAGGTAAACGAGTTCGTCTGTCTGCGCGCCGCTGCGGTGCTCGGGCTACGCGTCGCCCACGTAGAGCTGGTCGACTTCGGCGGGGCCAAGACCCTCGTCTCGACCCGATACGACCGGCGTCGCGACCGTAATGGGACGTGGCTACGCCTTCACCAAGAGGACCTGCTGCAAGCAATGACCTACCCACCGTCCAAGAAGTACCAGGCCGACAAGGGACCGAGCGTCAAGAACGTGGCGGCGCTGCTTGGGTCGCTGGGGCTCGCCGATCGCTCGCCGGTGCGGGAACGCTTCTTCGACGCCTTCGCCTTCAACACCCTGGTCGGTGGCACTGATGCGCACGCCAAGAACTACAGCCTGCTGCTGCGCGGGCCGCGGGTTGCTCTGGCGCCGCTGTACGACGCGGCTAGCTACGCGCCGTACCTCAAGCCTGGCGAGGTCGTGCACAGCTCGATGAAGGTCGGCAAGGCGTGGCAGGTTCGCGACGTCACCGTAGAGGACTGGGTCGAGGTCGCGACCGCGCTCGAGCTGGCCCCCGACTACGCCTTGGACCGGGTCGAGCACCTGCGTACCGGCATGGCCGGCGCAGTCAGCGAGGCTGCAGACCAGGCGCCGGCGCCGTTCGCGAAGGCCGCACGCCAAGTCGCGACGGCAGTCGCCAAGCAGAGGCACCTGCGCGTCCCGCGATTGCCGCGCGCACGCCGGTGA